The genomic DNA CGGATGGTCCACGAGCACTTCGTCCGACAGGTTCGGATAGCGGGCCAAGTCAGCAAGCAGCGGATTGCGAAACTCAAAACAAAAGAAGACGCAGAGCGTCACGTCAAGGAAACTCAGGAAAGAATTCGTGAATCCTTTGGCCCAGAACCGGAACGAACCCCGCTCAACCCACGAATCACAGGTACCGTCGAACGAGACGGCTATCGTATCGAGAACATTATCTTCGAGAGCCGCCCCGGATTTCCTGTGACGGCAAACATCTATGTTCCCACAAACAAATCGGGACCGTTTCCGGGAGTTGTAGGGACATGCGGGCATTCCTCGAACGGAAAGGCTGCCGGGTCGTATCAATCATTCGCCCAGGGACTCGCGAAACTCGGATACATTTGCCTGATTTACGATCCGATCGGACAAGGGGAACGACTCCAGTATCCGAACGAGAAATTGAAATCGAAAATCGGAGTTGGAGTTCAAGAACACCTCCACGCAGGCAACCAGCAATTTCTTGTCGGCGAATTCCTCGGCTCATGGCGAGCCTGGGACGGAATTCGTGCTCTTGATTACCTGCTGACGCGTGACGATATCGACAAGACTCAAGTCGGTGTGACAGGGAATTCCGGCGGAGGAACCATGACGACATGGTTGTCCGGCGTGGAAGATCGCTGGTCGATGACAGCCCCGAGTTGTTTCGTAACCACTTTCCTACGAAATATGGAGAACGAACTCCCTGCAGATACCGAACAGTGCCCGCCGAAGGCACTCGCTCTCGGACTAGACCATTGTGATTTCATCGCAGCAATGGCTCCCAAACCGGCCATTATCCTGGCCAAGGAGCAAGACTTCTTCGATGTTCGTGGATCTGAGGAAGCCTACTCGCGTTTGAAGCACCTCTACAAATTATTGGGAGCCGAAGACAATCTTGCTCTGTTCTACGGTCCCACGCCACATGGGTACTCGCAAGAAAACCGGGAGGCGATGTACAGCTGGTTCAACCGCGCGACCGGAATGACTCCCGATCAACCAGGCGACAAGGCGAAGTTTGATGGCGTGTTGCGAACCGCTGCCGATTTGGCCTTCACAGCGGAACCGGAGATCACGCTCGAAAAAGACGAAACTCTCTGGTGTACACCGAAGGGACAGGTTTCCACTCTCGAAGGGACACGTACCATCTTCGACTTCACGCGTGACACCTCTCAGGAGCTAGCAGCGAAGCGAAAATCTCATTCGGGCGATGCTCTAAAAGTGGCGGTCCGAGATGTCTTGAAGTTGCCGAAGCAACCCAAAAGCACGCCTGACTTCCAAATTTACCGAGCAATCGGCTCACGCGGATACCCAAAGAAATCCGCAACGGCATACGCTGTGAATACCGAGCCCGGCATTCAGGCCATCGTCTACCGCTTGCTGGACCAACGGCTTTCCTCGCGACCGCCACAAGGTGGCAAACGAGCAACGCTGTATGTCTCCCACCTCTCCAGCGACGCTGAACTTCGTAATGAAGAGTTGATCCAGGAAATGATCAAAGCGGAACCAGATGTCCCGTTCTTCACCTGTGACGTTCGCGGAATCGGTGAGTCGATGCCGGACACCTGCAGCCCGAATTCATTCCACAGCAGTTATGGGAACGACTACTTCTACTCCATTCACAGCATCATGCTGGATCGTCCGTATGTCGGCCAGAAAACGCTCGATGTTTTGCGGGTTCTTGACTGGATGAAAAGTTTCGGTCACACAGAAGTCCACATTGTCGGTAACGGCTGGGGTGGGCTTCCTGCAACCTTTGCAGCTGTCCTCTCCGATCAGGTCAATCAGGTCACACTCAAGCACGCTTTAACCTCGTATACCGACCTCGCTGAAACCGAACACTACGAATGGCCGCTCTCGACGCTGCTTCCAAACGTTCTCTCAGAGTTCGACCTTCCCGACTGCTACGCAGCTCTGAAGTCGAAAAACCTGAAACAGATCGAACCGTGGGGCGCCGAAGCTTCCGGCCATTAATTTCGTTTCAAAGAAACCCTGAAGAAGAGACCAGAGGCCAAACAGCCGTCGATGGTTTCGACAGAAATGTCATTCAGGGTTGATGATTTTCAAGATCGCTTCGCAGCACATTTCGAATGTGCTGCGAAGCTTTTCAATGGAAGTGTTTACTCAACGATGAAGTCAATCATGTGCATCGTGGCGATTTGCTTCGCCACAACGTTTTGCCAGTCTGCATTTGCTCAACGTGAACGTCCGCTCACCCCAATCGCTGCAAAGCTGGAACCGAGCCGGTTTGAGACATACAAGACCGTCGAAGACCGCGAGCTGCGTCTGCACATCTTTGAGCCGGAGGAGTTAAAAAAGAGTGATCAGCGACCGGTCTTCCTGGTGATTCATGGAGGGGGCTGGACTGGTGGAAATCCACGTTCGTTCTATCCAATGGCGGACCACTTTGCACAACGAGGGATGCTTGCGATCAGCCTGGAATATCGCTTCATGAACAGAAAGCAGGGGACCACAGTTTTTGATTGCGTCGAAGACGCCCGCGATGCTGTGAGATATCTTCGCAAAAACGCAGAAAGGTTGAAAATCGACCCGAATCGAATTGTTGTTGCAGGTGCATCTGCGGGGGGACATCTGGCGTTGAGCACATCAATGTTCGATACGTTAATGCCCGACAGGTTCAACAAGAATGAACCTGAGGAGAAGACATCTTCACGAGCGAACGCTTTGGTGTTGCTATATCCTGTGATCGACACTTCAGAAGAGGGCTACGGACAGAAGAAAATCGGGGAACGCTGGCGGGAACTCTCTCCTGTTCACTCTATCAAAGAGCTGAAAAGTGACATGCCTCCGACGATCCTGTTTCACGGAACCGGCGATACCGTGACACCCTATGCCGGGGCAGCTGAGTTTCATCGCTTGATGGAAGAAAAGGGGAATCAGTGCGAACTGATCTCTCATCAAAATGGAGTTCACGGATATTTAATTTTCGATATTGATCTCTACAACGCAGGGATTATCAGAATCGAAAATTTCCTGACTGAACAAATGATGATCGAACCAATAGTTTTGAAGCGTCCTTAAAACGATGCTCGCAGCAGAAAGCAATTCGACTCCTGTAAAACCACCTGTCGCATCCGAGAGCAGAGAAGCTTTCCGATGGGCTCAAATAAAAAAAGAGCGATTGCAGCGGGAGGCAATCGCTCTTCTCGATGACTGGATTCACTTAAAGCGAATCAAGCCTTCATTTCTGATGTCACACAAATTTGCTCATTCGCAAATTGATGAATTTCCAGTGACTTAATGATTAATACGCTCTACGCATCATTCGTCGATATTGACGAGCTGCTCGGCGGTCGTAGCGATCATATCCGTATGAGTCGTGATACCCAAAATCACATGGGTCGACGATTACAGGTTGGACCACATCACATGCACAAGGTTGAATTGCGCCATTTGAATACTGGCCTGAGTGCTGACCTGAATACTGATCCACATCATCATAGATCGGACGGGCAGCTGTATAAGGCTGTGGTTCCGGACTGGTGTTATTGGTGTATGTTTGTGGAATATTGTTACCGTGTGACTGAGTCGATTCCTGACTCCAAACAGTGAGCGGCATGGTCTGTGAATACTGGCGTCCATCCCGGATATACACGATTGGGACTGGACCATTCGCTGTCCAGTTTCTCAGTGAATCACGAAACTCCGCACGGTTGACGTATTGCTGGTTATTAAACCGGACGATTCGGTCTCCTCGGCGAAGGCCAAAGCGGGCCGCAGGGCTGTTCGGTGTCACGCGTCCAACAACGATCCCCGTTGACGCAGACTCATCAAGCGAAATTCCTAACTGATTCACGTTGCCTCTTGCATTCACATCGCCTCGTGCCTTGATGTCGCCTTGACGATTATTTTTCATGCGGCGATTTGCCTTAGGGGCTGCTTCATCAAGTTTGTCCTGTGTCTGACGAACACGTTCTTCAACCTTGGGCGTCCCCGGTTGTGCCTCTCCGTTGGTTGCAGGTGCAGCCGGAATTGCGTCGAGATTATCATTCGCATTCTGTTTGATGTCTCGACGATTTTCGCGAGCATCTTCTTTTAAATCACGTGCTGATTCACGAGCATCCTCTTTTGCCCGCCGCGTCGCTTCGCGAGCGTCCTCTGCTGGATTGTCGACAGCTTCACGAGCCTCTTCGCGTGCATCACGAGTAGCCTCGCGTGCATCTTCTTTCGCGTCGCGAGCTTGCTCTCTGACATCTTCAGCCGTGTCATTGGCTTGGTCTCGAGCCTCAACTGGTGCAGGTTCCACCTGTGCGTGGGCTGCATGATGTCCGACACCGACGCCACCCGCGATCAGTGCTAGAGAGAGTGAATAGATTAAAGGTCTCATAGTCGTTTCCTCCATTTGAAAGTTGGAATACAAAAAGCGAGGTCCCTCGCTTATTGATATCAAGATCCCGCAACGACTGTGCCAATGCAGAAGAAGCTGAGCGACTTGAGCAAAAACGCGTGAATCAACACAGATTTCACACCTTCGAGATCGCAAAGCTCAACGGAGGCGATTGTTTCCACAAGAAATTGGCCGCCAAGCACTCAAGGCGATGTGCAATCACCCACCAACCACCACGCCCAACGTGATGCACCAGACTTCTGGAAAAGAGACATCCGATGAATGGTGCTGATGAATTTATTGATGAGTTCGCTCGCCTCTGAAGGAATCATTCAGTCGCAACTGGAGGGAATTGAAGGAGAGACCATGGGGGCTAAGAGCAGTTTGCTCCCCCGTGTATCCCCTATGAACGCGGTTCATCATCAATATTCCTGTTCACCACGAAGTAGAACCTGAACAACAATTCGAATGATGCTTTAGTTATCGCGAAGGCGACCATTTGGGAAGGTGACTGACTGCCTGTTTAGCCTGGTCAGAAGCTCCGAAGTTCCAGTCGTCGTAGAAGTCGCTGAGATCTTTCCCGACAGCATGAGAGAACATGACCAACCACAGGTCTTTCTTTTCCTGAAGCGTTCTCGGTTTTTTGTTTTGCGGAATTTCCTGATACTCCGCGAAGACTTTCTTGAATGGTTGCCATCCGAAATTTTGTTTCAGTTCGATATATGGAACAAGCTGTGGCCAGGGGCCTTCCAGTTTTCCAGTCTGTTCAAACTCGCGCCGCATTTTGGCGATATTAGCGGGCTGGACCTGTCCATGTTGAGTGGCTCCCGGAACGAGAGTGTCGAAAACGTACATCGAGAACAGATTGACGGTCACTTCGCCTAAGCCATCCCAAGTCCATTCCGGCTGTTGATGATTGTGTCCGATTTCATGAAAGACTCCCCAGTTCCCTTTTTCCTGCAGCGTTTGCAAATCGGTTGTTTCCAACGCCAGATTGAGAGGAGCCATAATCGGATACCCAGCATGCATGTAGCCAGCGGAAATCTGAACATCAGTCACAAACCGTTCAGGGTATTTTCGTTCGGGAGAGATCATTGCCAGATCGGCGCAGGTATCGAGCACCTGATTCCAAAAGCCCATCACTTGATCGGGGCGATTCAGTCCGCGAATCGCTTCACTCGGAACGGTGAGGATGAATCGATCGCTGGCAAGTTCTGCCCACGGGCCGGGGAGCGAGCGGATCTTCCTCCAGTCAGCAACTGATGTCTCACCAAGAATAAACAACGGAGAAGAAATTGCTCCGGAGATATCCACAACAATTTCACCCAGCTTGCAATCGTTGGGAACGACAACATAAATCAGCCCGCCAAAAGCGTTACCGACTTTTGTTTCGGTCTCTGTAATGGCGAATTTCCGAGTAATCTCAGGTGCGCGGTTCCATCCATCTTTGTGCCACAGCTTATCTTTGTGACAGCCAACCTGAATTCCTAAACCGGCTTGAACCGCAGAGGCCGGAACAGTGATCGTGATCACATCGCCGGCCTTTGCAAAGAGACCAGTGCTGTGCCATCGTGGAGTCTGCGTATTGATCGTCACTGTTTTGTCGGTCGGCTTGATCCGTTTCGCAGGTTGCTTCGGAAACTCTTCCGCTAAAGGGCTCGCTGTCAGCATCTCGATCGGCTGCCCCAAGGCCAGTCGTGTGTTAAGTGCGACTTGAAGCCGAGCGAGTGGTTGCGACCTTTTCACCTCATTCCGTCGTCCTGGAATGACAACTTCCCCCAGCTTCTGCTCCAGCATTTTCTGAAGCTGCGGGATAAAGAGTTCGTCGTCACCACGAATCGATTGCAATGTTCGAGAGATTGTTTCGACTGCGAGTTTGGCATCTGCACTTTGCGGATTCTCTTCAAGTGACTGCAACGCACCGACAGCGTGAGTACTTTCAGGAAGCGTCTCGGCGATCACAAACCGCTTATTTTCCGGAGAATTGAGAGTCAGAGAATCCCAAACGAGACCAGCTTGCGAGCCGATTATGTTGCCGGGAAAATCGTTGACGAGCGTTTCACCCTCTTTGGCATTGTACCCTTCCCAGACCCAGCCCGCAGAACCGAGCAGCAGCCCATTCCCGGCCTCGGCGAACTCAATCAGCTTCGTAGTCTCTTCTTTGGAAAGTAAACGAGGATCACAGATGACGAGATTGAGCCCTCGAAGGTTTGAAGACCAGTTCCCCGTTAGTTCTTTCGCTTTGAGTCCCGATTCTTTCAGACCATTCACAAGATCCCGGTTGTCAAGAACCCCGACTTGCAATTGCCTGGGTTGTGAATCATTCAATCCAGCGCACCACAACATCAAGTTGGAAACGAACTTTCCGGTTTGCCCAACCTGTGCATTCTTACGCGAGAAATATCCGTTGTGACCGAGTGCGACAAGGCGCCCTTTTCCCAAAGTTGCGGCTGCGACAAGTGCCGCAGGCTGACCACTTTTGGTTTCGCCAGTTGCGATCACAAATGCGTCGGGACCATACACACTCAATGAGCCAACAGTCCCGGGAACCGCGATCTCCGTGACACCCTCAACCAGCAATGATCGTTCTTTTTGATCAGCGGCAAAAGAATGCGAGTGAATCTGAAATCCGAGAGTCACTAAAACAACGAAGGTGCAGAGTCGACGCATTATAAATCCGAATTAAATATGCTGGAGCACTTTCAAGATGTTGCCAGATCATCAAGATCAACTCAGTTCGATGCGGTGTCCGAAGCGATTTCCTTGATTCTCAAGTTGCGAATTTTCACGACTGACTTGTGCCCCAGCAAACCGATATGCCCGGCAGTTCTCAGGACACCCGGATGTTCACGTTCATCCATCGCACCATCTTTGACCGCTTCAACGACGTTGCCATCAACAATCGTCTCTCCGTTCAGAATGACTGTCACTTGCGGACCGATGCATCGAATTTCTTGAGTATTCCATTCGCCGAGCGGCTTCAAATGCCCTTTCTTTGCGGGGATGACCCCATAAACCGAGCCATGAAACTGATAGGGCTTCAGTTTTCTGTATCTGGCATCGTCTTCATCCAGCAGCTGAATTTCCATTCCTTCCGTGGCTGCGTGAGCTTTTAAAGGCATACGGAGACCGATCCCGTTGTTTGAAGCAGGTGTCAGCAAGAATTCAAATCGAATGATGAAATCGCTGTATTCCTTCTCGGTGACCATGTTTCCACTCTTATCAGCGAGCGAAACAATCATTCCATCTTCGACTTTGTAAGATTCCTTGGCTCCAACCCAGCCATCGAGGGTTTTCCCATCAAACAATGACACAAAACCTTCTTCAGAGTCGGACTTTTTGCAGGCTGGATCGGCAGCAAGAGCAAATGGCTGATTCGAGATGATTATGGCGACAGTTAAGAGCGAAAGCGATGTTTTCATATTAAGTTCCTCACAGATTGACAGGTCACATCAGTTGTAGTCGATCTAACTCAAACCACAACCGGGAGCAGAGAGTTTGAATGGTTTCAACCGAGATTCCAATCAACACTGGATTCAAAGTGAACAACACGAGTAAACTTCGGTTGGAAGATCATCCAATGTGATGATCAACAGACAACAAGCGATCCGCTTTCTTTTGAAGTGTTTCGCAACCATTCTACTTGAGTCAAAGAACAATGAAGGTGCTCCTCGCTAATCCTCGTGGATTCTGTGCCGGTGTCAATATGGCCATCGAATGCCTGGAAGAATGTATTCGAGAATTCGGAACAAACATCTTTGTTTACCACGAGATTGTGCATAATCGCTACGTCGTCGAGAAATTCTCCAGCCAGGGTGTGAAGTTTGTCAACCACCTGAGTGAAGTCCCTGCAGGTTCCATTCTGCTTTACAGCGCCCATGGTGTCTCTCCCGAAATTCGGGCTGAAGCGAGACAGCGCGACCTGCGGACTATTGATGCCACCTGCCCACTGGTCACCAAAGTTCACCTGGAAGCGATCAAATACGCCAAGGCGAATTACAATATCATTCTCATCGGTCACGATGGTCATGATGAAGTCATTGGAACGATGGGAGAAGCACCAGAGAGTATCACCCTTGTCGAGACCCCCGACGATGTGGACCAGCTTTCATTTTCCCAGGACGATTCACTTGTGTACCTGACTCAAACCACATTGAGTGTCGAGGAAGCAAATCTGGTGATTGAACGCCTCAAGCAGCGTTACCCAAACATTGAGTCACCACCCAAAGAAGATATCTGCTACGCCACAACGAATCGCCAACATGCAGTCAAACAGCTGATTCAGCAAGCTGATCTGCTGCTCGTCCTCGGCAGTCAGAACAGTTCGAACAGCAAGCGACTCATGGAGATTGGTCTCGCAGAAGGGAAACAGGCATATCTGATCGACGGGAAAGACGAACTTCAGCCAGAATGGTTTGAAACCGTTGAAACGGTCATGATCACGGCAGGAGCGAGCGCTCCAGAAGTTGTTGTCCAAGACTGCCTGAATCATCTGAAAGAGGAATATGGGGCCACGATTGAAGAGATCACCACTCGTGAAGAGAATGTCACATTCCCGCTTCCTAAGGAATTGAGACAACTTCAATCGCTGCGAGAATAACCTGAGTCGATGAGTGAATCACCCGGTTGAAACTGTCTCGAAACGAGCAGGGGACTTCTGTTCCCTCTCGAAAGAGCAGGCTCGAATCTTGCTCCCTGATTAGTGGGATGCAGACTTCGAGTTTCCCGGGCGCTCGTCGAATTCAATAGTGCCTGATCATGAGACGCCGTTTCCACCACGCGACTGTTACACCCCGCAGAATTGCCCGACCTCAACGCGGACCTGCAAACCAGCCCACTAACAGAGTCGCAAACAGGGTTGCAATCTCGATTGTCGAACTCCTCGTCGCGTTGGCGATTATTGGGCTTCTGATGGCATTACTGGTTCCAGCTATCAGCCAGGTGCGTCTGTTGGCTCAGCGAACACGTTGCGTCAACAATTTACGAAACATCAGTTTTGGTCTCACGCAATTTGACCATTTACATAAGCGTCTGCCCGCCTCGGGAACTTACTTTGATCCAGACAACCAACCGAGCGAACCTCGACACAGCTGGGCGGTGTCGATCCTGCCTTGGATCAACCAGGGAAATCTTTACGACCAATGGGATCTGGAACAGGCTTTCAACAGCCCACACAATTTCCCTCTCACACAAACAAGTATTCCGATCTATCAATGCCCACTCGATCCATCGTTAAGCGGAGGTTCACACGGTGATCAGTCATATGCTGTGAATGGGGGTGTTGGATTCACTCATCGCACAAGGGAGGGTGTTGCTGACTGTCCGATCGATCGTGAAGGAAAGCAGATCGACTTCAACGGCGATGGACTCACCTGTACCGGAACAACAACCGACCAACTTGACCAGCAACTGTTCAAACGCATGGGACTCTTCTTTCTGGAAAACTGGAAGCAAGGGCAGACAAAACGGCACTATTCCATTGCAGAGATTATTGATGGCACATCGCAAACATTTCTTGTTAGCGAAAACATACGAACCGGATTCAATCCCGATCAGTTGAACCACTCTTTTGCCGACCCTCATCCCAGGCGGAGTGCGTTCTATATCGGTAGCCCATGCGAGAATGGCGATTGCACAGCTGCCTCTGTGAATTACCAACTGTGCAACCAAGGGCTGAACCGGATCAATGGAGGACTGACCTCTCCCGAAGGAAGCTCACCAGTCCCGAACAGCCTCCACGAGGGGGGCGTGAACATGGCGTATGCCGACGGGCATGTGGCGTTCTTGTCAGAGTCGATTGATGGGGCGGTTTACGCTGCACTGGCAAGCTCTCAAGGGCTTCTACTCGATAAAACATCGCTGCAACAGGTGATTATAGACGGAGACTTTTTTTGAAGTCCCTCACTCATCACGATCCCGACCAATTCGGTCACTTCCGCACACGTGAACTGCCCGCACTGCTGATCATTTTAGGAATCGCAACGTTACTGCGCTGCCATCTTCTGGGGGCAGTCAGCTTGTGGTACGACGAAGCCTGCTCCTTGCGGATCAGTCAATTCCCGACCTCGGAAATGCTCGATGCGATTTCTCGTGACGCCCATCCTCCTTTGTATTACTACGCACTCAAAGGTTGGACAATTTGCTTTGGAAATGCGACCCAGACTGTCCGATTGCTGAGCGTTCTTTTCGGGGTGAGTACAACTGCTGCAAGTTGGTGGCTTGTTCGAGAATTGAGTACGCCGAAATTCAATCACCCCTTCCAGCGGCGTGACGGAGTCGCCCCGTTACTGGCAGCCTTGTTGGTGGCGATAAATCCATTGCATATTGAACTCAGTCAGGAAGCGCGTCCTTACACGATGGGAACATTCTTCGCAGTGCTGGCTGCGACCTTTCTCGTCCGGGCAAACCGGAAGGACTCCAGTCACAAAATCCCTGTCAGACCCTCGACCTGGATCGCTTTTGGAGTTTGTACCGCAGCATTGTCGATGACACACTATTACGGATTATGGAGCGTTGGAGCGATGTTTCTGTTCGCCGCCGGCGTTGCCACTCAGCGAGGTGCGTGGAGAGGCTTGATGGCGAGCATTGCAGTCATCGGAATCAGCTGGGCTCCATGGTGGCAGACCTTCCTGTTTCAACATACTCGAGCAGTCGACCAACTCTGGTTCCCTCCACTGACGACGAATTCACTCCTTGAAACGGTCTTTCAAGCACTTGCGGGCGGCAAACATTCGGGACTGATTGAAATTCTGATTCCAGTCCTCTTCTTCTCCTGGTTTGCCATTGGAATCTTTTTCCTCTGTTCGCGTGAAACTAGCGATCCTCTGATCGGTCTCTGCATCATCAGCCCTTTGCTGACAGTCATTTTGTATTGCGTCTTGATCCGCAACATTCTCGGTGTGCGGTATCTGATTTTTGCTCAAACCTTTGTACTCATCGCAATTGCCATATTGATCGGCCGCATCAACAAGCGTCAATTTCAAATCGCTGTACTGGTTTCGGTTGTTGCATGGAACGGTTATTGGTGTTTAGAACTCACAAAGTCTCGCCTCGACGCGGCAAAATTTCCCGGTGGAATGAGCGCAGCCAACTACATCAACGAACAGGTTGTTGATGCCGCCCCATGTATCGCGAGTTCACCATTTGTCTTCACGCTCCTCGCCCCGCATGTGGAGGCGAAAAAAAACTTCATTGTCGAGTATCGCAGAGAGCACCGCGACGACTTGCTGTCCGGACCTTCGATTCAACAGAAAGACTTTTTCCGGACCGATTCAATTCTCCAGACTGAAAAACCGTCCAAAATCTGGGCAGTTGATGTTGTTGGATTGTTTGGGAAGTCGGTTCGTGTCAAACTCCCGAGTGACTACCAGATCTCTTCTGAAGCGCGATTCCCAGAACGCTATGGGTATCGAATCGACTACGTCATTCGAGAATATCGACTCATCGAAGAGCAACTGCCCGCCCGCTCATTTCCTTGAGACGCTGCTTCATACAAGCCACACACATTTGGTCCTGATAATGTCCCCTTGCGCACTCAGAATATTCCATCGATGCTCTGCTCAAAAGATCTTCTCTCTACTGATCATCCTCTTATCCCCAGTGGTCTGTCATTCGCAAACAACTGAACTACAAACCATCTTTTCGAAACTCGACAAAAACTCTGATGGAAAACTCAGCCTCGTGGAAGCGATTGGTTTGAAACCTGAAGGCCGAAAGAGAGGAGACTTCTACACTTCCGACCTCGATGAAAACGGGACACTCTCGCCGGACGAATATGAACTTTTCCACAACATCGGAAATCTCAAAAAACGCTCATCGATCCCCGACCCGATTCAAGAGCATTTTGAGAAGACTGTTCAGCATGTCTTGGCTTCAACGCAGAAGCAACGCGATGAAAACTCCAGCATCCAGATCGAACTGTGGGAAACGACGTTTGCAAAGAACTGGTGGGGGCCGCTCTATAAAGAGTTCGACAAGGATGAGTCGGGCAGGCTCACGGAAGAAGAAATACGCCATGGATTCTCAGTCGCTTTCGGAATCCATGATCACGATGGAATCCCATTACGTTTCGAAAACGGAACGCGTTTCGACTGGCGGCATCACTTCGTCACCGGTGACGCAAACGCTGATGGAAAACTCGACAAAGAGGAGTTCAAGAAGCTCATCCGAGCATACCAGCCGGAATTAAAAGAGCGATCCCTGGCGAGTGACGTCAACGGCGATGGCATCTACTCATGTGAAGAACTTCTCGCAGTTCCCTTTCATTCTCGTGACCCTCTGGCGGTCTTTCGCAAGCTGGATACAACAGAAGATGGAGCACTCGACCAAGCTGAAATCGCCACACTGCCGGCATGGCAACAAGGTTATATCCCGTGGGTGCTACAAGCGTTTGACATCAACCAAAATCAGAAATTGTCACTCACGGAGTTCCTGAGATCCCCCCTCGCAATTCCGTATCTGGATTGGTCACAACCAATGACAGACCTCAATCACGATGGAGTTCTGACTCTCGATGAATTCCATCCCGGTCGAGACTGGCAATTCCTCGGCATCTCCGCGATCTACTTCAGCCTTCTTGATGCAAACAATGATCAACGTCTCAACTTAAGTGAATTTCGATTCAAGGTCGAACCCGAGAATGTTCACTTTGAGGACTTCTTCGACTTCCTCGATGCGAACGCGAATGACGAAATTTCCTTCGCCGAATTCTTCCCCGCTGACAGCACAAAAGAATCCTCCGGACCGATATTCGTCAGCCACCAACATCTGTTTGAACGAGCGGATCGAAATGGGAGCGGCACGCTCTCCAGAGAGGAATTCGACTCGACTCCCCAACTGTTTCAGGCTTATCACTTAGAGCGTCAACTGCGATCAACATACATTGTGAAGTTCCAAAAACTCGACATCAACAAAGACGCTCAACTCAGCTTTGAAGAGATCTCACAAAACTCGCAGCCCAAGCATCTCGAAGCACTTCGATATGCGTTCAATCTTTTCGACGCCAATGCGGATGGGGTCCATGACTTCAATGAATTCATGTGCTACGAGGGTCGGTCGAACTCAGCCATTCGTGGCCC from Thalassoglobus polymorphus includes the following:
- the ispH gene encoding 4-hydroxy-3-methylbut-2-enyl diphosphate reductase, yielding MKVLLANPRGFCAGVNMAIECLEECIREFGTNIFVYHEIVHNRYVVEKFSSQGVKFVNHLSEVPAGSILLYSAHGVSPEIRAEARQRDLRTIDATCPLVTKVHLEAIKYAKANYNIILIGHDGHDEVIGTMGEAPESITLVETPDDVDQLSFSQDDSLVYLTQTTLSVEEANLVIERLKQRYPNIESPPKEDICYATTNRQHAVKQLIQQADLLLVLGSQNSSNSKRLMEIGLAEGKQAYLIDGKDELQPEWFETVETVMITAGASAPEVVVQDCLNHLKEEYGATIEEITTREENVTFPLPKELRQLQSLRE
- a CDS encoding DUF1559 family PulG-like putative transporter, which produces MRRRFHHATVTPRRIARPQRGPANQPTNRVANRVAISIVELLVALAIIGLLMALLVPAISQVRLLAQRTRCVNNLRNISFGLTQFDHLHKRLPASGTYFDPDNQPSEPRHSWAVSILPWINQGNLYDQWDLEQAFNSPHNFPLTQTSIPIYQCPLDPSLSGGSHGDQSYAVNGGVGFTHRTREGVADCPIDREGKQIDFNGDGLTCTGTTTDQLDQQLFKRMGLFFLENWKQGQTKRHYSIAEIIDGTSQTFLVSENIRTGFNPDQLNHSFADPHPRRSAFYIGSPCENGDCTAASVNYQLCNQGLNRINGGLTSPEGSSPVPNSLHEGGVNMAYADGHVAFLSESIDGAVYAALASSQGLLLDKTSLQQVIIDGDFF
- a CDS encoding glycosyltransferase family 39 protein; the encoded protein is MKSLTHHDPDQFGHFRTRELPALLIILGIATLLRCHLLGAVSLWYDEACSLRISQFPTSEMLDAISRDAHPPLYYYALKGWTICFGNATQTVRLLSVLFGVSTTAASWWLVRELSTPKFNHPFQRRDGVAPLLAALLVAINPLHIELSQEARPYTMGTFFAVLAATFLVRANRKDSSHKIPVRPSTWIAFGVCTAALSMTHYYGLWSVGAMFLFAAGVATQRGAWRGLMASIAVIGISWAPWWQTFLFQHTRAVDQLWFPPLTTNSLLETVFQALAGGKHSGLIEILIPVLFFSWFAIGIFFLCSRETSDPLIGLCIISPLLTVILYCVLIRNILGVRYLIFAQTFVLIAIAILIGRINKRQFQIAVLVSVVAWNGYWCLELTKSRLDAAKFPGGMSAANYINEQVVDAAPCIASSPFVFTLLAPHVEAKKNFIVEYRREHRDDLLSGPSIQQKDFFRTDSILQTEKPSKIWAVDVVGLFGKSVRVKLPSDYQISSEARFPERYGYRIDYVIREYRLIEEQLPARSFP
- a CDS encoding EF-hand domain-containing protein → MSPCALRIFHRCSAQKIFSLLIILLSPVVCHSQTTELQTIFSKLDKNSDGKLSLVEAIGLKPEGRKRGDFYTSDLDENGTLSPDEYELFHNIGNLKKRSSIPDPIQEHFEKTVQHVLASTQKQRDENSSIQIELWETTFAKNWWGPLYKEFDKDESGRLTEEEIRHGFSVAFGIHDHDGIPLRFENGTRFDWRHHFVTGDANADGKLDKEEFKKLIRAYQPELKERSLASDVNGDGIYSCEELLAVPFHSRDPLAVFRKLDTTEDGALDQAEIATLPAWQQGYIPWVLQAFDINQNQKLSLTEFLRSPLAIPYLDWSQPMTDLNHDGVLTLDEFHPGRDWQFLGISAIYFSLLDANNDQRLNLSEFRFKVEPENVHFEDFFDFLDANANDEISFAEFFPADSTKESSGPIFVSHQHLFERADRNGSGTLSREEFDSTPQLFQAYHLERQLRSTYIVKFQKLDINKDAQLSFEEISQNSQPKHLEALRYAFNLFDANADGVHDFNEFMCYEGRSNSAIRGPIEDPVTNLIQSILLNVLPSEADPVTYEHARKELAKRIPNMPVDKIDLWDRNSDQKLSLTELRIGLEDHFGVWHPSGLQLRKPNGTLFAYRSFQQFDTNSDQQLSEAELKKGSGKSKAENHKLFASLDRNGNGMIELLELDNGPFFWADLVSLFQKYDQNQDLKISEAEFKAASKAWEQPLVKRTLKAFDQDNDQRISFLEFRSTPFANLAATWVEAKDLDFDGRLSRKEFSSAFPNVAQGEASWMFSNFDLDDDRFLNRQEYPLLLDTRKIPAEIVFEILDQNQDQQLTIEEAAGERPQDQQALARYDSKIMRIEDAWRHADNDGNKTLSLPEFVQHQENLLAAIHGKKLPQSSLHTPSPPQIPPTVSDVIVPEQINKTDWRIVGLIGFNILILFAIIFVMIRPKSAFQRGNDED